From Antedon mediterranea chromosome 9, ecAntMedi1.1, whole genome shotgun sequence, a single genomic window includes:
- the LOC140059334 gene encoding amidase-like, with translation MNCGSYETKTVNDDDLYCSRPVQVPSINKVEELSKRAGFDLTDNEVKEYREVMKGIVEGFSTVEKLNEPSLPVKYLRLPGYRPSEEENYLNAWSWRTEIQGAIEGPLHGKRLAIKDNVAVYGVPMTAGSWTLQGYMPEFDATVVTRILDAGGVIKGKANCDDLCRGCTGYLAAKGPVLNPHNNEYIAGGSSAGSAVLVATGEVDMAIGCDQGGSIRYPASCCGIVGLKPSYGLVPYTGVQCSEPSLDHLGPMAGNVYDCALLLEVIAGYDNGLDARQPTNISKVKYTAALDSTDLSSYKIGILKEGFEHSNSDARVNKLIRESVGKFKQVGAELETVTVPMHKHGIVLETCITFTGEYDTVIKGGGNGSGRRGFYSTSMTDAVSRGIKAHSNDLQPNLKLAWMLADYMKNEYNGRYYGKAQNLVRALAAEFDKVFKDVDVIAMPTIPFPPKKIPKKGLSVKDCIELVSGLGSNARSFSLTGHPALSINAGFIDGLPIGMMLVAKMFDEKTLFKVAYAFEKLNE, from the exons ATGAATTGTGGTTCGTACGAGACAAAAACTGTTAATGATG ATGATCTGTATTGCTCTCGTCCAGTTCAAGTCCCAAGCATAAACAAAGTGGAAGAGTTGAGCAAACGTGCTGGCTTTGATCTTACCGACAATGAAGTGAAGGAATACAGAGAGGTGATGAAAGGCATTGTGGAAGGATTCAGCACAGTGGAGAAACTAAATGAACCAAGTCTACCAGTCAAGTATCTACGGCTTCCGGGATATAGGCCATCAGAAGAAGAAAACTATTTAAATGCTTG GTCATGGAGAACAGAGATCCAAGGAGCAATAGAGGGTCCTCTACACGGAAAGAGATTGGCTATAAAAGATAATGTAGCGGTGTATGGTGTTCCTATGACGGCAGGATCGTGGACTTTGCAGGGGTACATGCCAGAGTTCGACGCCACGGTGGTGACACGAATACTTGATGCTG GTGGAGTTATCAAAGGAAAGGCAAACTGTGATGACCTTTGTAGAGGTTGCACTGGTTACCTTGCCGCCAAAGGGCCGGTACTGAATCCTCACAACAATGAATATATAGCCGGTGGTTCAAGTGCTGGTAGTGCAGTATTA GTTGCAACTGGTGAAGTTGACATGGCCATAGGATGTGACCAGGGTGGTTCTATCCGGTACCCTGCAAGCTGCTGTGGTATCGTAGGTCTTAAACCAAGCTATGGTCTTGTACCATATACTGGAGTGCAATGTTCAGAACCATCACTTGACCACCTAGGACCAATGGCAGGCAACGTCTATGACTGTGCTTTACTCCTAGAA GTGATTGCAGGTTATGACAATGGACTTGACGCTCGCCAACCTACAAACATTTCAAAAGTAAAATACACTGCAGCG TTAGATTCAACAGATTTGAGTAGTTACAAGATTGGAATACTGAAAGAGGGATTCGAACACAGCAATTCTGATGCCAGAGTGAACAAACTTATTCGAGAATCTGTGGGAAAATTCAAGCAAGTTGGCGCCGAACTTGAGACGGTCACGGTACCAATGCATAAACacg GAATAGTACTTGAAACTTGTATTACATTTACTGGAGAATATGATACAGTAATTAAAGGTGGAG GTAACGGAAGTGGACGTAGAGGATTTTACTCTACAAGCATGACGGATGCTGTGAGTAGAGGCATCAAGGCGCACTCTAATGACCTGCAACCAAATTTGAAG CTTGCCTGGATGCTTGCTGATTATATGAAAAACGAATATAATGGCAGATATTACGGAAAGGCGCAGAATCTGGTACGAGCTCTTGCTGCTGAGTTCGATAAAGTCTTTAAAGATGTTGACGTCATAGCAATGCCAACCATACCGTTTCCTCCAAAAAAGATCCCCAAGAAAGGCTTGTCAGTTAAAG ATTGCATTGAACTAGTATCAGGTTTGGGTAGCAACGCCAGGTCATTCAGTCTAACTGGTCATCCAGCATTATCTATCAACGCTGGGTTTATAGACGGACTACCGATTGGAATGATGTTAGTGGCTAAAATGTTTGACGAGAAGACACTGTTTAAAGTGGCCTACGCTTTTGAAAAACTTAATGAATAA